ACTCCCCGGAAGGGATGTCCCATTTCCTGCTCCACCATGTCGCGATGCCCTCCACCACGCGCTGGGAGCTCTTGCTGCTCCCGAACGCGGAGCGGTTGCGGCGGGTGCGCGCGCTGCTCGCCACGGAGGGGGCCGTGGAGCGGGGCGTGGCGCGAGGCGCGGAGCCCTAGTGGGAGCGCTGGGGCAGGTCCTCCACCCGGATGCCCAGCGCCCGGCTGTGCCAGTCGAAGGTCAGTCGCTGGCCCGCCTCCCGCCAGTCGAAGGACACGCGTCCACGTTCCCGGGAATGCACCTGGAGGTGGACCCCCGCGCGTGTGTCGGAGCGCGTGCACGCGCCGACGTCCGGGAACACGAAGGCCACGGCGTCCCGCACGGCGGCTCCCAGGTGGACGAGGTCGAAGCGCGCCCCTTCCCGGACCTCCCGCGACGGTGGAGGGTGGGGCTCGAGGATGTGCTGAGGGCCCGCGCGGCGTCGCGTCAGCCTTCCGGGAGCGCCGGCCAGATGCAGCAGGGGACCGCCAGTGGCCTTGCGGAAGAAGTAGGGCACGTCGAGCCGCTGGAGGTGTTCGCGCTCCTCCACGCTGAAGCCGTCCGCGTGGCGGCGGCGCTGCCGACCCCGGGGCTCCGGGGCGAGCAATTGGTCGTCGAGGGCCGCGACGTAGTCCGCGGTGGCCTTGACCAGCACCCGGACGTGATGCGCGGGGACGGCGTCGCGCAGGAAGCTGGTGATTCGTGGACGCTGCATCAAGAGCAGCGCCCACAGGTCGAACATGCCTCGCAGGTACGCGGTCAGATAGGCACCGAAGCCGACGTTCCCTCGCGTATCGCCGATGACGGAGCGCGCCTCCAGGCGGCCCCAGGCCGCGCGCCTGCGCCGGAGCTGGAGGCGCCGCGCCGGTGTCTCGAAGAAGCAGGCCGACGGGCCATCCGCGTCGCACCAACGGGGGAGTCGCTCGAGCCCGACATGGTGGTTGCCATGCTCCCGCACATCGGAGACGAGCCCGGTCTCCGGCAGGCGTCGCAGCGGCGCGAAGTACAGCTCCAGGTCCACCGGGTAGAGCCGGGCGCGAGGGGCCTCGCGTCGACGTCCCACGAGCAGGTTGCCCGCGTAAAGGTCCGCGACACCCAGCGCGAAGCACGCGGCGCTCAGCGCGCCCGCGTCATGCCAGAAGCGTTTCGCCGCGCGCGGCGACAGCTTGCACCCGGCGAGCCTCCATCCATGGGCCGACCGCAGCGTGCCCCACTGCCGGGGGCGCTCCACCCATTCGTGCCAGCCGTAGTCACGACGGTCCGCGCCGCGCCCCGTGAAGACGCGCAGCGTGGGCAGGCGGATGGGGCCCGCCGCGG
This sequence is a window from Myxococcus stipitatus. Protein-coding genes within it:
- a CDS encoding type 2 lantipeptide synthetase LanM, which gives rise to MKPPKRAGADLLWVMPGRRRARGVTLPSHARALVEAVRRGRGAGLFPPVVEEGPDGVLLPSRRFSGHDDAARLEDSLALPAFQPLLEQVESLGHWCQSLARRHAGLVTRSVLRVSNADLFGALLRESFTLCALARTATPPPALRILHEGFRTFLTTFMERLARDVRAGVFRKQGYTGPVVGLWTNPDETHNGRQSVLRVRFRRGGAVAYKPRPAGGEALFLGRSRDGRRGSLFELLNALPPAAGPIRLPTLRVFTGRGADRRDYGWHEWVERPRQWGTLRSAHGWRLAGCKLSPRAAKRFWHDAGALSAACFALGVADLYAGNLLVGRRREAPRARLYPVDLELYFAPLRRLPETGLVSDVREHGNHHVGLERLPRWCDADGPSACFFETPARRLQLRRRRAAWGRLEARSVIGDTRGNVGFGAYLTAYLRGMFDLWALLLMQRPRITSFLRDAVPAHHVRVLVKATADYVAALDDQLLAPEPRGRQRRRHADGFSVEEREHLQRLDVPYFFRKATGGPLLHLAGAPGRLTRRRAGPQHILEPHPPPSREVREGARFDLVHLGAAVRDAVAFVFPDVGACTRSDTRAGVHLQVHSRERGRVSFDWREAGQRLTFDWHSRALGIRVEDLPQRSH